A single window of Vigna unguiculata cultivar IT97K-499-35 chromosome 1, ASM411807v1, whole genome shotgun sequence DNA harbors:
- the LOC114185503 gene encoding cinnamoyl-CoA reductase 1-like — protein sequence MTTGTGQLVCVTGAAGYIASWLVKFLLERGYTVNATVRDPNNPKKVDHLVNLDGAKERLHLFKADLLEEGSFDSAVQGCQAVFHTASPFFIGAKDPQAELLDPAVKGTLNVLKSCAKSATLKRVVLTSSVAAVANNDRPKGPDVVVDETWFSDPEFCKRNGGWYDLSKTLAEETAWKFAKENNIDLVTINPALVSGPLLQPELNTSAAAVLNFVNGSPTFKNITLGWIDVRDVANAHILAYENASANGRYILVERVIHHSQAVQILRDSYPTLPLPDKCAEDKPYPPVFQVSKERAKSLGLEFTPLEVSLKDTVESLREKGFAKF from the exons ATGACCACCGGCACCGGCCAACTTGTCTGTGTTACCGGCGCTGCCGGTTACATCGCTTCCTGGCTCGTCAAGTTTCTCCTCGAACGCGGTTACACTGTTAATGCCACCGTTCGCGACCCAA ATAATCCCAAAAAGGTAGATCATTTGGTTAACCTTGATGGTGCGAAGGAGAGATTGCATCTCTTCAAGGCCGATCTTCTAGAAGAAGGTTCCTTTGACTCTGCCGTTCAAGGTTGTCAGGCTGTGTTTCACACTGCTTCTCCCTTTTTTATCGGCGCCAAGGACCCGCAG GCTGAGTTGTTGGATCCAGCTGTGAAGGGGACTCTGAATGTTCTGAAATCGTGTGCGAAGTCGGCCACGCTGAAACGTGTGGTCCTAACTTCTTCTGTTGCCGCAGTTGCGAACAACGACAGGCCTAAAGGCCCTGATGTGGTGGTTGACGAGACTTGGTTTTCCGACCCAGAGTTCTGTAAGAGAAATGGG GGATGGTATGATCTTTCAAAGACACTGGCCGAAGAGACTGCGTggaaatttgcaaaagagaaCAACATTGACTTGGTCACCATAAACCCAGCATTGGTTAGTGGACCTCTCTTGCAACCAGAGCTTAACACCAGTGCTGCTGCAGTTTTAAACTTTGTTAATG GTTCGCCAACGTTTAAAAACATAACTTTGGGATGGATCGACGTGAGAGATGTTGCAAATGCTCATATTCTAGCGTATGAGAATGCTTCAGCCAATGGAAGATATATTCTAGTTGAGAGAGTGATTCACCACTCACAAGCTGTGCAGATTTTACGTGATTCATACCCAACTTTGCCACTTCCAGACAA GTGTGCGGAAGATAAGCCATATCCTCCAGTGTTTCAGGTTTCGAAGGAAAGAGCAAAGAGCTTGGGGCTTGAGTTTACTCCTTTGGAAGTGAGCCTGAAGGATACTGTGGAAAGCTTGAGGGAAAAGGGATTTGCCAAATTTTAA